The candidate division WOR-1 bacterium RIFOXYB2_FULL_36_35 genome contains the following window.
CCCGGGTTCCCTGTGCTGTTTATAAAAACATCTCCATTTTTATCCGCAATAACAGTTTTATCTCCCTTTAATACCAAACAAACCCCCCATTTTTTTGCGAATTGTGCCGCAGTTTTGACGCGGTTTTTTTGAATAGAAGAAACATCCAAACCTGTAAGGCGAGCCATTTCACCAGGATGCGGAGTTAAAACAATATTAGCTTTGGACTTGATTAAAACATCCAAATTATAAGATAAAATATTCAAAGCATCCGCATCAACGACAAGAGGTTTTTTGGTTTTGGAAACAATTTTGTCGACCAAAAATTTGGATTCTTTGTTTATAGAAAGTCCGGGGCCTATAGCCAACACATCAAAATCAAAGTCATTTATTTCATAAAAATTCTTGACAATAACTTCCGGAGTCGCCAAATTTATAAAATTCCTCAAAAAATTGGGGACAGCAAGATAGACAAGCCCCGCACCCGATCGCAAAGCTCCTCGGGAAGATAAAATCGCAGCACCGAGCATTCCCGAAGATCCGGCAACTATCAAAACTCGGCCATAATCTCCTTTATGAGAATTTTTTATTCTTTTTGGAATTTTAATTTTATTTTTCAACATAAACGGCTGCAATCGCATAATCTTTGCTGTGAGAAAGACTAAGCTGAGCTTTTTTAAGAATTTTCCCATTAAAAATCAGAAAAGGCTTACCCAAAGAATCGTTTCCTACCTCAACATCCTTCCATTTTATTCCCTGTTTTCCCCTTCCAAGCCCTAAAATCCCAACTCCAATTGCCTTGGAATAAGCTTCTTTGGCTGAAAATCTTACCGCGAACTCATGAATGCCAAGATTCTTCCTTCGAGTACAG
Protein-coding sequences here:
- a CDS encoding NAD(P)H-hydrate dehydratase; translation: MLKNKIKIPKRIKNSHKGDYGRVLIVAGSSGMLGAAILSSRGALRSGAGLVYLAVPNFLRNFINLATPEVIVKNFYEINDFDFDVLAIGPGLSINKESKFLVDKIVSKTKKPLVVDADALNILSYNLDVLIKSKANIVLTPHPGEMARLTGLDVSSIQKNRVKTAAQFAKKWGVCLVLKGDKTVIADKNGDVFINSTGNPGMASAGMGDVLTGVIASFIGQGFSPFLAAQAGVAIHGLAGDIAKKEKGELGLIASDIVDNLPKAIVKAQNG
- a CDS encoding holo-[acyl-carrier-protein] synthase is translated as MIKGIGIDIIEIERIGKAIKSYGNNFLNKVFTEKEISYCTRRKNLGIHEFAVRFSAKEAYSKAIGVGILGLGRGKQGIKWKDVEVGNDSLGKPFLIFNGKILKKAQLSLSHSKDYAIAAVYVEK